In Pyricularia oryzae 70-15 chromosome 2, whole genome shotgun sequence, one genomic interval encodes:
- a CDS encoding urease, with protein MHLVPRELDKLVITQLGHLAQRRLARGVKLNHSEATALITCVLQELIRDGAHTVSDLMSLGATMLGRRHVMPSVCSTLHEIQVEGTFPSGTYLVTVHNPIATDDGDLMRALYGSFLPVPDADLFSMPELEDYEPERQPGAVVAVKGVVELNKGRRRRRLRVVSKGDRPVQVGSHYHFVEANAQLEFDRGKAYGFRLDIPAGTSVRFEPGDAKTVTIVEIGGSKAIRGGNWLANGDVDYSRVEEFIQSCQSQGFAHVPAPVWDDEDVKGFVLERNAYVTMFGPTTGDRVRLGMTDLWIEVERDMTVYGDECKFGGGKTLREGMGQASGRSDEETLDMVVTNALILDWSGIYKADIGIKNGMIVAIGKAGNPDVMDGITEGMVVGSCTDVVAGEGKIITAGGIDTHIHFICPQQADEALAAGVTTFLGGGTGPSAGTNATTCTPGKHYTKQMLQAADTLPLNIGITGKGNDSGLPGLRDQVISGQCGLKIHEDWGSTPAAIDACLSVCEEFDVQCMIHTDTLNESGFVEATVAAFKGRTIHTYHTEGAGGGHAPDIIRVVEHDNVLPSSTNPTRPFTRNTLDEHLDMLMVCHHLSRDIPEDVAFAESRIRAETIAAEDVLHDLGAISMMSSDSQAMGRVGEVVLRTWNTAHKNKVQRGRLPEDEANGNDNCRAKRYVSKYTINPALAQGMSHLIGSVEVGKLADLVVWDPAWFGTKPNLVIKSGLIACAMMGDPNASIPTIQPIVARPMFAPRVPQTSVLFVSQASVDQGVVQTYGLRKRVEPVKGCRSVGKKDMKHNAVMPRMRVDAETYTVEADGVVCTALPSDELPLTQQYFVY; from the exons ATGCATCTGGTGCCAAGAGAG CTTGACAAGCTCGTCATCACCCAGCTTGGCCACCTCGCGCAACGTCGCCTGGCGCGCGGCGTCAAATTGAACCACAGTGAAGCCACGGCGCTCATCACCTGCGTGCTGCAGGAGCTGATTCGCGATGGCGCCCACACCGTCTCTGACTTGATGTCGCTCGGAGCGACTATGCTGGGCCGTCGCCACGTCATGCCCAGCGTCTGCTCCACGCTGCATGAGATCCAGGTCGAGGGCACCTTTCCCTCTGGGACCTACCTCGTCACGGTGCACAACCCCATCGCCACCGACGACGGTGACTTGATGCGCGCGCTGTATGGGAGCTTCCTGCCCGTCCCGGACGCGGATCTGTTCTCTATGCCGGAGCTTGAGGACTATGAGCCCGAGAGACAGCCCGGCGCGGTAGTCGCGGTCAAGGGCGTTGTTGAGCTCAACAAGGGCCGGAGGAGACGGAGATTAAGGGTCGTCAGCAAGGGGGATAGGCCGGTGCAGGTGGGCAGCCACTACCACTTTGTTGAGGCGAATGCACAGCTCGAGTTTGACCGTGGCAAGGCTTATGGCTTCCGCCTTGACATCCCAGCCGGCACGTCGGTCCGTTTCGAGCCCGGCGATGCCAAGACGGTCACCATCGTCGAGATCGGAGGATCCAAGGCCATCCGCGGCGGGAACTGGCTTGCGAACGGTGATGTGGACTACTCGCGCGTGGAGGAGTTCATTCAAAGCTGTCAAAGTCAAGGATTCGCGCATGTCCCGGCGCCTGTCTGGGACGATGAGGACGTAAAGGGCTTCGTGCTTGAGAGGAACGCCTatgtaaccatgtttggcccCACCACCGGCGACAGAGTTCGCCTGGGAATGACGGACCTCTGGATTGAGGTGGAGCGTGACATGACGGTCTATGGAGACGAGTGTAAattcggcggcggcaagactCTGCGCGAAGGCATGGGTCAGGCGTCTGGGCGATCCGATGAAGAAACTCTGGATATGGTGGTCACAAACGCGCTCATTCTGGACTGGAGTGGAATTTACAAGGCCGACATTGGTATCAAGAATGGCATGATTGTGGCCATCGGCAAGGCTGGAAACCCCGATGTCATGGATGGCATCACTGAAGGCATGGTTGTTGGAAGCTGTACCGATGTTGTGGCTGGCGAGGGCAAGATCATCACAGCTGGTGGAATCGACACTCACATCCACTTCATATGTCCGCAACAAGCAGACGAGGCGCTGGCTGCTGGTGTCACGACTTTCCTGGGTGGTGGAACAGGCCCGAG CGCTGGAACCAACGCAACGACCTGTACCCCCGGCAAACACTACACAAAACAGATGCTTCAGGCAGCTGATACGCTTCCTCTCAATATCGGAATAACAGGCAAGGGCAACGACAGCGGCCTGCCTGGCCTGCGGGACCAGGTCATTTCTGGGCAATGCGGCCTCAAGATCCACGAGGACTGGGGCTCAACACCAGCGGCTATCGACGCGTGTCTCTCGGTGTGCGAAGAGTTTGATGTCCAGTGCATGATTCACACTGACACGCTCAACGAGAGTGGTTTTGTTGAAGCCACCGTCGCAGCCTTCAAGGGACGGACAATCCACACGTACCACACCGAAGGAGCTGGCGGCGGCCACGCGCCCGACATTATCCGCGTAGTGGAGCATGACAATGTTCTCCCCAGTAGTACAAATCCGACCCGCCCGTTCACGCGGAACACGCTAGATGAGCACCTCGACATGCTGATGGTGTGCCACCATCTCTCTCGCGACATCCCCGAGGATGTGGCGTTTGCCGAGTCGCGCATCCGGGCCGAGACCATCGCGGCCGAGGACGTGCTCCACGATCTGGGCGCCATCAGCATGATGTCATCGGACAGCCAGGCCATGGGCCGCGTCGGCGAGGTCGTGCTGCGGACCTGGAACACGGCGCACAAGAACAAGGTGCAGAGGGGCCGGCTGCCTGAAGACGAAGCTAACGGCAACGACAACTGCAGGGCCAAGAGGTACGTCAGCAAGTACACCATCaacccggccctggcccagGGCATGTCGCACCTGATAGGCAGCGTCGAGGTCGGCAAGCTGGCGGACCTGGTGGTGTGGGATCCCGCGTGGTTCGGCACCAAGCCGAACCTGGTCATCAAGTCGGGCCTGATCGCCTGCGCCATGATGGGCGACCCCAACGCGAGCATCCCCACCATCCAGCCCATCGTCGCCAGGCCCATGTTTGCGCCCCGCGTGCCGCAGACCTCGGTCCTGTTCGTCTCGCAGGCCAGCGTGGACCAGGGCGTCGTGCAGACGTACGGGCTCCGGAAGCGCGTCGAGCCCGTCAAGGGCTGCAGGAGCGTCGGCAAGAAGGACATGAAGCACAACGCTGTCATGCCGCGGATGAGGGTGGACGCCGAGACGTACACAGTGGAGGCCGATGGGGTTGTTTGCACGGCCCTGCCCAGTGACGAGCTGCCTTTGACGCAGCAGTATTTTGTGTATTGA
- a CDS encoding high mobility group protein: MARPPKNKQVAAVAPAQEVAIAAASTSATMAPQRPIDVEGFIRVRDSVYSRLKSIHNLIGTFTQDYLRQTNLLIGLGEGMEDVGDLSALNGMGMDLANVGLPIMPNVLAAPVPRPGEEVKKERKKRQHDPNAPKRPLTPYFLYMQTARPIIADDLGADAAKGAVQEEGQRRWSTMSAREKAGWDQAYQFNLRLYNARVHSYKNGNQGAKEMSDDDALAYADINNIPMPTGKDAAVADISNDQEAIAQQLQGQVAEPVAQEPEEEEEQQQQPEEEEEQPSSPPAAKTPKSTKKGAVGKRKSAAASEVATPAPEPKKRKRQSKAAEETPAPEPAKKSSRAKKNKSA, encoded by the exons ATGGCGCGTCCCCCAAAGAACAAGCAGGTTGCCGCTGTGGCCCCCGCGCAAGAGGTCGCGATTGCAGCTGCAAGCACCTCTGCCACCATGGCTCCGCAGCGCCCGATTGACGTCGAGGGCTTCATTCGCGTGCGGGACTCTG TTTACTCGAGGCTCAAGAGCATCCACAACCTCATTGGGACCTTCACTCAGGACTACCTTCGCCAGACCAATCTTCTGATCGGCCTCGGCGAGGGTATGGAGGATGTCGGCGACCTGAGCGCCCTGAACGGCATGGGCATGGACCTGGCCAACGTCGGACTGCCCATCATGCCAAATGTCCTGGCTGCCCCTGTGCCCAGGCCAGGCGAGGAGGTCAAGAAGGAGCGTAAAAAGAGGCAGCACGACCCCAATGCTCCCAAGCGCCCTCTGACTCCCTACTTCCTTTACAtgcagaccgcccgccccaTCATCGCCGACGACCTCGGAGCCGATGCGGCCAAGGGTGCTGTCCAGGAGGAGGGTCAGAGACGGTGGTCTACCATGTCTGCACGTGAGAAGGCT GGATGGGATCAGGCTTACCAGTTCAACCTGAGGCTTTACAATGCCCGTGTGCACTCGTACAAGAACGGCAACCAGGGCGCCAAGGAGATGAGTGACGACGACGCGCTTGCGTACGCCGACATTAACAACATCCCCATGCCCACCGGCAAGGATGCCGCCGTGGCCGACATCAGTAACGATCAGGAGGCCATTGCCCAGCAGCTCCAGGGCCAGGTCGCCGAGCCGGTCGCCCAAGagcccgaggaggaggaggagcagcagcagcagccggaggaggaagaggagcagCCCTCGAGCCCTCCCGCCGCCAAGACCCCCAAGAGCACCAAGAAGGGCGCAGTGGGCAAGCGCAAGAGCGCCGCCGCATCGGAGGTCGCCACGCCAGCCCCCGAGCCTAAGAAGCGCAAGCGACAGagcaaggcggccgaggagacCCCTGCCCCCGAGCCTGCCAAGAAGTCGAGCCGGgcaaagaagaacaagagcgCTTAG